The Cyprinus carpio isolate SPL01 chromosome A9, ASM1834038v1, whole genome shotgun sequence genome window below encodes:
- the LOC109061072 gene encoding gamma-crystallin M2-like — protein sequence MMGKVIFYEDRNFQGRSYECMSDCGDFSSYMSRCHSCRVESGCFMMYDRPNYMGNQYFFRRGDYSDYMSMFGMSECIRSCRMIPMYKGSYRMRIYEKENFMGQMYEMTDDCDSIMDRYRMPHCQSCHVMDGHWLMYEQPHYRGRMWYFRPGEYRSFSNMGGMRFMSMRRIMDSWY from the exons ATGATGGGAAAG GTCATCTTCTACGAGGACAGGAACTTCCAGGGTCGCTCTTATGAGTGTATGAGCGACTGTGGTGACTTCTCCTCCTACATGAGCCGCTGTCACTCTTGCAGAGTGGAGAGTGGCTGCTTCATGATGTACGATCGTCCCAACTACATGGGAAATCAGTATTTCTTTAGGAGGGGAGACTATTCTGATTACATGTCTATGTTTGGAATGAGTGAATGCATCAGGTCCTGCCGTATGATCCCTATG TACAAGGGATCATACAGAATGAGGATCTACGAGAAGGAGAACTTCATGGGCCAGATGTACGAGATGACCGATGACTGTGACAGTATCATGGACCGTTACCGCATGCCTCACTGCCAGTCCTGCCATGTGATGGATGGCCACTGGCTCATGTATGAGCAGCCCCACTACAGAGGCAGGATGTGGTACTTCAGGCCTGGAGAGTACAGGAGCTTCAGCAATATGGGAGGCATGAGATTCATGAGCATGAGGCGTATCATGGACTCCTGGTACTAG
- the LOC109061074 gene encoding gamma-crystallin M2-like, translating into MTGKVIFYEDRNFQGRSYECMGDCGDFSSYMSRCHSCRVESGCWMMYDHPNYMGNQYFFKRGEYADYMSMFGMNNCIRSCRMIPMYRGSYRMRIYEKENFMGQMYEMMDDCDNCMDRYRMPHCQSCHVMDGHWLMYEQPHYRGRMWYFRPGEYRSFSNMGGMRFMSMRRIMDSWY; encoded by the exons ATGACGGGCAAG GTCATCTTCTACGAGGACAGGAACTTCCAGGGTCGCTCTTATGAGTGTATGGGCGACTGTGGTGATTTCTCCTCCTACATGAGCCGCTGTCACTCTTGCAGAGTGGAGAGTGGATGCTGGATGATGTACGATCATCCCAACTACATGGGAAATCAGTATTTCTTTAAGAGGGGAGAATATGCTGATTACATGTCTATGTTTGGAATGAACAACTGCATCAGGTCCTGCCGTATGATCCCTATG TACAGGGGATCCTACAGAATGAGGATCTACGAGAAGGAGAACTTCATGGGTCAGATGTATGAGATGATGGATGACTGTGACAACTGCATGGACCGTTACCGCATGCCTCACTGCCAGTCCTGCCATGTGATGGATGGCCACTGGCTCATGTATGAGCAGCCCCACTACAGAGGCAGGATGTGGTACTTCAGGCCTGGAGAGTACAGGAGCTTCAGCAATATGGGTGGCATGAGATTCATGAGCATGAGGCGTATCATGGACTCCTGGTACTAG
- the LOC109049527 gene encoding gamma-crystallin M2-like: MKVTFFEDRNFQGRSYECVGDCADMHSYMSRCHSCRVESGCWMMYDHPNYMGNQYFFRRGEYADYMSMFGMSNCIRSCRMIPMYRGSYRMRIYEKENFMGQMYEMMDDCDNCMDRYRMPHCQSCHVMDGHWLMYEQPHYRGRMWYFRPGEYRSFSNMGGMRFMSMRRIMDSWY, encoded by the exons ATGAAG GTCACTTTCTTTGAGGACAGGAACTTCCAGGGTCGCTCTTATGAGTGCGTGGGTGATTGTGCTGACATGCACTCATACATGAGCCGCTGTCACTCTTGCAGAGTGGAGAGTGGATGCTGGATGATGTACGATCATCCCAACTACATGGGAAATCAGTATTTCTTTAGGAGGGGAGAATATGCTGATTACATGTCTATGTTTGGAATGAGCAACTGCATCAGGTCTTGCCGTATGATCCCTATG TACAGGGGCTCCTACAGAATGAGGATCTACGAGAAGGAGAACTTCATGGGTCAGATGTATGAGATGATGGATGACTGTGACAACTGCATGGACCGTTACCGCATGCCTCACTGCCAGTCCTGCCATGTGATGGATGGCCACTGGCTCATGTATGAGCAGCCCCACTACAGAGGCAGGATGTGGTACTTCAGGCCTGGAGAGTACAGGAGCTTCAGCAATATGGGTGGCATGAGATTCATGAGCATGAGGCGTATCATGGACTCCTGGTACTAG